From a single Pyxicephalus adspersus chromosome 11, UCB_Pads_2.0, whole genome shotgun sequence genomic region:
- the HAMP gene encoding hepcidin — protein MKAAALCVILILSTVFQRGHSASLNVNSEVMEADDHLQQEEYSLQETLFRTKRHSHLSICRFCCNCCNNLKSCGMCCRTCVQEFIESLQLQEKPVLGIPNSCTEPLTNENSDQTHLLHTLGSSQDTMNMKSIVLCLILILTTATYHRGLCAYIRENENVDSAAQLSPFQMETADMQEPSELLLRDKRHTGLHICTYCCKCCRNKGCGYCCRT, from the exons ATGAAGGCTGCCGCACTGTGTGTTATCCTCATCCTCTCCACTGTCTTCCAACGGGGACATAGCGCTTCCCTGAATGTG aatagtGAAGTAATGGAAGCTGACGATCATCTACAACAGGAAGAGTACAGCTTACAG GAAACCCTGTTCAGAACCAAGCGTCATTCCCACCTGTCCATCTGCCGCTTTTGCTGCAACTGCTGCAATAATCTTAAGTCTTGCGGGATGTGCTGCAGGACCT GCGTGCAGGAGTTCATTGAGTCCCTGCAGCTGCAGGAGAAGCCTGTGCTGGGTATCCCGAATTCTTGCACTGAGCCATTGACAAATGAGAACAGTGATCAG ACTCACCTGTTACATACACTTGGGTCATCTCAAGATACCATGAACATGAAATCCATCGTTCTTTGCCTAATTCTCATCCTCACCACCGCCACCTACCACCGAGGACTATGTGCCTACATCAGAGAG aatgaaaatGTGGATTCTGCAGCCCAGCTGTCTCCGTTCCAGATGGAAACAGCAGACATGCAG GAACCCTCCGAGCTTTTGTTACGGGACAAACGGCACACCGGTCTTCACATCTGCACATATTGCTGCAAATGCTGCCGAAACAAGGGGTGCGGGTACTGCTGCCGGACCTGA